One region of Paraburkholderia acidiphila genomic DNA includes:
- the glgX gene encoding glycogen debranching protein GlgX: MANGPPERLLPGSPWPLGATWDGLGTNFAVFSAHAWRIELCLFDPTGRKERTRYTLPECSDEVWHGYLPGAHPGTVYGLRAHGPYQPHLGHRFNPHKLLLDPYAKQLIGQFRWSDTLYGYRAHSNRVDLSIDRRDSAPAMPKCVVVNDNFDWSRDRRPNTPWGDTVIYEAHLRGLSMQRHDLRTHMRGTFAGLAAPRFIEHLHKLGVTAIEILPVHAFLSERFLIDRGLRNYWGYNSAAFFAPEPSYLVGYDTDEMRIAVRQFHAAGIEVFLDVVYNHTCEGGEMGPTVSWRGLDNASYYRCVPGDERHFINDTGCGNTLDLSHPRVLQMVADSLRHWVTSYGIDGFRFDLGVTLGREPAGFDPNGGFFDVLRQDPVLSRCKLISEPWDVGPGGYQLGNHPPGFSEWNDRFRDSVRRYWRGAPGQRADLAARLTGSADLFDKRKRRPWASINFVTSHDGFTLADLVSYERKHNEANGEENRDGHNENWSANWGVEGPTDDPAILATRARVARSMMATLLIALGTPMLLAGDEACRTQRGNNNAYCQDNDISWFDWALADTPQGKAMTRFAARVIALRREHPLLRETRFLFGERELMPGVHDIDWFDERGEPLSPEAWHDPEASAFTMRRAGAGLHGQMEVLLMMLNASQGAVTFAAPAPRMAWEVLLDTARPDAAPYALPDTTYELAARALAVLRARPARAETHRPHAARDDTPTPDPRRTPGASAPGSPAGLDEAAAG, encoded by the coding sequence ATGGCAAACGGTCCGCCTGAGCGTCTGCTGCCCGGCTCCCCCTGGCCGCTCGGGGCGACGTGGGACGGCCTCGGCACCAACTTCGCCGTGTTCTCGGCCCACGCCTGGCGCATCGAGTTGTGCCTGTTCGACCCCACCGGCCGCAAGGAGCGCACGCGTTATACGCTGCCCGAATGCAGCGATGAGGTATGGCACGGCTATCTGCCAGGCGCGCATCCCGGCACGGTCTATGGCCTGCGCGCGCACGGGCCCTATCAGCCGCATCTGGGGCACCGCTTCAATCCGCACAAGCTGCTGCTGGACCCTTATGCGAAACAGCTTATCGGCCAGTTTCGCTGGTCGGACACGCTATACGGCTATCGCGCCCATTCGAACCGCGTGGACCTCTCGATCGACCGGCGCGATTCGGCGCCCGCCATGCCCAAATGCGTGGTGGTCAACGACAACTTCGACTGGTCGCGCGACCGGCGCCCGAATACGCCGTGGGGCGACACCGTGATTTACGAGGCGCATCTGCGCGGGCTCTCGATGCAGCGTCATGATTTGCGCACGCACATGCGTGGCACGTTTGCAGGTCTTGCCGCGCCGCGATTCATCGAGCATCTGCACAAGCTCGGCGTGACGGCCATCGAGATCTTGCCGGTGCACGCATTTCTCTCCGAGCGTTTCCTGATCGATCGTGGACTGCGCAACTACTGGGGCTACAACTCGGCCGCGTTCTTCGCGCCCGAGCCCAGCTACCTGGTGGGCTACGACACCGACGAAATGCGCATAGCCGTGCGCCAGTTTCATGCGGCGGGCATCGAGGTCTTTCTCGACGTGGTCTACAACCACACGTGCGAAGGCGGCGAAATGGGCCCCACCGTGTCGTGGCGCGGCCTCGACAACGCCAGCTACTACCGCTGCGTGCCAGGCGACGAACGCCATTTCATCAACGACACCGGTTGCGGCAATACGCTCGACCTTTCGCATCCGCGCGTGCTGCAGATGGTCGCCGACTCGCTGCGCCACTGGGTCACGTCATACGGCATCGACGGCTTTCGCTTCGACCTCGGCGTCACGCTCGGGCGTGAACCCGCGGGCTTCGACCCGAACGGCGGGTTCTTCGACGTGCTGCGCCAGGACCCCGTGCTTTCGCGATGCAAGCTGATTTCCGAGCCGTGGGATGTGGGCCCCGGCGGCTACCAGCTAGGCAACCATCCGCCCGGCTTTTCCGAATGGAACGACCGCTTTCGCGACAGCGTGCGGCGCTACTGGCGCGGCGCGCCGGGCCAGCGCGCCGACCTCGCGGCACGCCTGACCGGCAGCGCGGATCTGTTCGACAAACGCAAACGCCGGCCGTGGGCGTCGATCAATTTCGTCACCTCGCACGACGGCTTCACGCTCGCCGATCTCGTTTCGTACGAGCGCAAGCACAACGAGGCGAACGGCGAAGAGAACCGCGACGGCCACAATGAAAACTGGAGCGCGAACTGGGGCGTGGAAGGCCCGACCGACGACCCGGCCATCCTCGCCACGCGCGCGCGCGTGGCCCGCTCGATGATGGCCACGCTCTTGATCGCGCTCGGCACACCCATGCTGCTCGCCGGCGACGAGGCCTGCCGCACGCAGCGCGGCAACAACAATGCGTACTGCCAGGACAACGACATTTCGTGGTTCGACTGGGCGCTCGCCGACACGCCGCAGGGCAAGGCCATGACGCGTTTCGCCGCGCGCGTGATCGCGCTGCGCCGCGAGCATCCGCTGCTGCGCGAAACGCGCTTTCTGTTCGGCGAGCGCGAACTGATGCCCGGCGTTCACGACATCGACTGGTTCGACGAACGCGGCGAGCCGCTCTCGCCCGAGGCCTGGCACGACCCGGAAGCGAGCGCATTCACGATGCGGCGCGCAGGAGCGGGACTCCACGGCCAAATGGAAGTATTGTTGATGATGCTGAACGCTTCGCAGGGCGCAGTGACGTTCGCCGCGCCGGCGCCGCGCATGGCATGGGAGGTGCTGCTCGACACCGCGCGTCCCGATGCGGCGCCCTACGCGCTGCCCGACACGACGTACGAGCTGGCCGCGCGTGCGCTCGCCGTGCTCCGCGCCCGTCCAGCGCGCGCCGAAACGCACCGGCCGCACGCCGCGCGCGACGACACGCCGACGCCGGACCCGCGCCGCACGCCGGGCGCGTCCGCGCCGGGCTCCCCGGCGGGCCTGGACGAAGCCGCGGCCGGATGA